ATGGCTGCGCGCGCTATCGCGTCGGCATCGACGATCAGGTCAGTCAATGTCTGCCGCCGTATCGTTGGTATTTGATCGATACCTTTGACCGGCAGTCCATCAAGCGCGATCAGCTCCGTGCCTTCGCGGCGACCGAGGTGATGGCGCCGTATTTCCGTCGCGAGCAGACGATCATCAAGCGGGTTGCCGGGATTCCGGGTGACCAGGTGTCGGTCACGGCAGAGGGGACGTCCATCAATGGCGTCATGCAGCCGCAGAGCGATCCGGCGCTGGCCAAGGCGCTGGGATTGTCCGTTGCGGATTTTCTGATTGATCAACTGGCGATCCCAGAGGGTTTTCTCTGGGTCATGGGCGCCACGCGCGACAGCTTCGACTCGCGTTACTGGCGCTTGCTGCCGGAGAACCAGGTCATCGGGAGGGCGTATGCGCTGTTCTGAGATGACGCAGCCGGTAACAAATAGACAGCTGGGACGGGTCAGCGTCCTAGTTGTGACAGTGCTGGCCGCTAGCATCGGGCAGGCATCAATCCAGCAGGCGTCCTCGCCGGGAATCGACGCGGAACTGCAAGCCATCCATTCGCGGGCCTCCGAGATTTTGTCACAAGTCGATGGCAAGCGACTGCCAGCATGGCTGCAGGGTGCGAACGAGCAGTCAGCCGCCTATGCCATCGAAGCGGAAGCGATTGCCAAAGGCGCTGGTCAATTTGTGGGGGAGGGGAGTTGTGGCAGCCTGCCGGAGATGCCCGGCAGCATCACCGGAACACTCACCTTCACCCTGTTCGCCTCCCGCTCCCTGGGCGATGCGCAACTGCGAGACCTGTTCCTGTTCGCCTCAGGTCAACCGGAGACGCAAATCCTGTTTCGCGGGATCGGAGAGGACGAGTCCCTGCTGGATTTCATGGCGAGCCTGAAGCCGCTGTTGCAGGACATCGACCCGCCGCCGACAGTCCTGCTCGATCCAACGCCCTTTCGGGAGCATGACATCGAATCTGTCCCGACCCTGGTCGCGACCGGACCCGATGGCCAGGAACTAGCGCGCGTGTCTGGCCTGGCCAGCACGACCTGGTTGGGTTCCGCCCTGGACGAAGGCAAGACCGGTGATCTCGGCGTGCGCGGCCCCATTCGGGAAATCGCCGAGCGGGACATCCTCGAGCTGATCCACCAACGCCTGGCGCGCCTGGACTTCAAAGCCCTGGGCGAACGGGCGGTGGCCAGGGCCTTCGACCGGCTGCCGTTCGAGCCCCTGCCCACGGCAGGCGAAGATCGCGAGCGCTGGATCGATCCGACCGTCACGGCGGGGGCGGATGTGCATCTCCCCGATGGTACGCTGCTGGTCCGTGCTGGTGAGTCGGTCAATCCGCTGGACATGGTTCCCTTTACCCAGCGCCTGGTCATCTTCGATGCATCCGATAGCCGCCAAGTCGCCTTCGCGCACTCCCTGGCCAGCGAAGCCTCGGACAAACCCACAACATTCCTGCTGACTGGAGCCCACCGAAAAGGCGGCTGGAAGGAGCTGACCCGGGTGATGGAGCAGCTCGAGCGTCGGGTTTATCTGCTGACCCCGGAGATGCGCGAACGCTTCTCCCTGGACAGGGTTCCCGCCATCGTCGAGGCGGTCGGGCGTCGGTTTCGGGTGCGCGAGGTGGCGATGGTGGGGCAGGTCGAACCGGATATCGCCAGGAGCGAGATGGAATGAACCGCTCCTCCCTGTATCTTCTCGCTGGCCTTGCGCTGCTAATCAGCGTCTCCGCTCCAACCCAAGCCGAAGACGCCACCTGCCCGGATGCCGAGTTGCTGAGCGAGAAGCTCATCACCGATGTCTGTTGGTCGTGCCTGTTCCCGGTGCGCATCGCCGGGGTGCCGATCGGTGGCGGCGACATTCCCGCTGGGGCGACCGATCAAGTGGTCTGCATCTGTCCCGATCCGCTCGGCGTCCCCAAGCCGGGGTTTACCATCGGCATGTGGGAACCGGCGCGCATTATCGAGATGGTGCGCAATCCCACCTGCGCGCCCTCCCTGGGTGGCATCCGGCTGCCATTCGGCGATGTGCGATTGCTCGGCAGCGGTGGAAACAGCGAGGAGGACAGCAGCGACACGGCCTTCTACAACGTCCATGTCTATGCCTTCCCGTTGCTGGTGATGCTCGATCTGCTCTACGACGACCGCTGCAACCCGGATGGCTTTAGCGAGCTGGATATCCTGCATTTCTCTGAGCTGGACCCGACCTGGAACAACTCCGAACTGGCGTTCTTCACCCATCCCGAAGCGGCCTGGCTGACCTCGCCGCCGGCGCTGGCCGCCTGCCTGGCCGATGGCGTCTCCGCCACTGCCGGCACCCCGCTCGATGAGCTGTTCTGGTGCGCCGGCACCTGGGGCTTGCTCTATCCCTTTGCCGGTGCACAGCCGACGCTGGGCTCCCGGCCCCGTGCCACCTCGCTGTCGGCGACCCGCACCATGGCCGCGCTGCATCGGCGGGGATTTGCCCGACGCACCATGGGCGACGGAGCGCTGTGCAAGGCGCCTATCGCGCCCTTCCTGCCGAAGAGCCAATACAAGTTCTCCATGTTCTACCCGCTGCCGGAAGCCAACGGCAGTCATGTGATTGGCGAGAGCCCCTTCCGCTGGGGCATTCATCGCACCTATCCCGGTCCGGGTGAGGATCATCTCTACATCCTCTGGCGTTGGCAGGACTGCTGTGCGACCTTCTGAGTCTGATCGATTGAAATCCCATTCATCGCAACAAGCCCACCCGCGCTCGCCAGCCTATCGCCTGCTGGCGTCCGTTGTCAGTCTGGCCGTGGCCTGGACGCCCTGGGCCTTGGTCTGGGGTGATGAACTGGCTGATCTGGGGCGCGAGGGACAGGCGTTTGGGTCCGCGCAAAGCGCTGGCTTTGTGGTGCCCGAACTCCATGGGGGCGCGCTGGCTTTGCCAGGTCATGATGCGCTCGCCATCGAAGGCCTGTTCCCCGGCGCTTCTGCTGGATCAGCGGCCGATTTCAGCGCCTTCTATGGCAACGCGGCTGGGCTCGGCGCCCAAGGGCAAGCGGTCCAAGCCGACCTGCTGCAGACCGATTCCGCCCATGGATCGGCCTTTGATAGCCTGCATGGAAGTTTCGGCGTCTCGGACATCGATCTGCGTCAGGATGCACTCTGGTCCCAAAGCGACACATTGCTCTCCGACATGGCTGGCATGACCGAGACCTTCACCGACTGCGCCGTTGAATCGCGGTTTGCCACCAGCACGCGCACGGTCCATCTCCCCGAGATCGAGACCTGTCAGCAGGTGCAGCAGGGTGGGTCTTGCAGCATCCGGCATGCCTATACGCTGCCGCCGGCGGAAACAAGCGTGTCCGTCTCCGGGGAGACCGCGCTGAATTCCTGTGGCAATGGCTGTCTGGAGGTGGTCTTCGATGTCGCGGGCACCGATCCGGCGGCCTCCTGTGCCACCTGCGGTTTTCCATCGCCACGGACCTTTGATTTCGCGATCACGGACCCCGGGCGCGTCGAGCGCATTGGCGTGTCGCTCACCGCCGGGGACGCGGATTTCGGCGCCATCTGCGGCGCGGATTGCACCCTCACCGCCAGGGAGCAGTCCTGGGAAGTGACCTTCCCCGGCTATCATGATGCCGACAGCAGCCGGACGCTCGGCGACGCTATCACCCGACAAGCGCTGTCGGACCGAAACCTGACTACAGCTCTGCGCAGCGGCGGTCACTTCCGGGTCACCAACGCCGCGCGCGTCCAGACCGACGCCAGTCAGTGGTTCGTCGCCGAAGGACCGGTCCAGATCCGCGTGCGGATCAATCTGACACCCCGTCCGCTGACCGACCAGGGCTGGGACGCCGTGCCGTCCTGCATTCACCTGGCCGAGACCATCCGCCCGGATGGATTCTGCACCGGCACCGCCGCCTGCTCAGGCGCACCGCCGCTGGATGCCAATGGCTGCTATAGCGCCATGGGCGTGCGCCTGTGTTCTTCCGACTTTGGTTCCAATCCGGTCCCCTGGCTCAACCCCTTCTGCCGCGAGATCGCCATTGAGGCCGAGTGCGCCGGGTTTAACAGCGGCCCCATGTCCTGCTGGACCGATCCCCAGGGCGAGACGCATTGTCCCTTCAACCCCGGTGACATCGCCGATGACTGCGGCACCCTGGCCGATGATCCCAACTGCCAGTTTCTCGAATCCGTCTGCGTCGAAGGCGCCCGTGATTCGCATGGGCTGTGCTATGTCACCGAGTCCCGCTACGACTGCGGTACCGACACCGAGATTCCGGCCATCGCCCGCCAGACCGAGATGGCCTGCGCCGGCCCGGTGCGCTGTCTCGGCGATGATTGCCTGGACCTGACCTATGAGCAATCCGACGACTTCGCCGAAGCCGCCGCCGCGCTGCAGGCCGCAGAGTTCGTGCTGCTCGATTCCAACTGCACAGCACCCGGCCAGTGCGAGGTGTTCGCGGGCGAAGCGGCCGAATGCAAACAAGCGGTCGGCGGGGTGGTGGATTGCTGCGAGACGCCGCAGGGCATCTCGCTGGTGGATTACATCCAGCTGATGTTTATGGTCACCAAGGTGGATGCTGCCATCATGGCCTCGGAATCCGGCACGACCCTGCGCGGCAGTTGGGAGGTGCTGCGCGATCCGCTGGTGGATAGCTGGGATGCGGTCACCGATGCCTTCACCTCCGCGGCCAACAACCTGATGGGCAACACCGCCGCCTCGGCCAGCGAGGGCGCGGCGCGCTTGTCCCTGGATGCCGCCAAGCAAGCCGTGATGCGCCAGACCGTGCAGTGGGTGGCGAACATCTTTGGCGATGCCGCCGCCAATGCGCTGTTCGTCACCAGCAGCGGAGGGCCGGCGGTTGTCGGCGGCACCGTCCAGGCGGGGCAGTTGCAACTCGGCGGGCTGGTTGGAACGGCGCTGAGTTGGATCATGACCGCTTACCTGATCTATACCATCGTGATGATCCTGATACGGATCATCTGGAAATGCGAGCAGGATGAGTTCGAGCTGGGCGCCAAGCGCGAACTGCGTTCCTGTCATTATGTCGGCAGCTACTGCAAGACGGATTTTCTGGGCCTGTGCATCGAGAAGCGCAAGAGCTACTGCTGCTTCAACAGCCCGCTGGCGCGCATCATCAACCAGCAAGCACGGGCGCAGACCGGCCATGGCTGGGGTAGCGCCAAAAGCCCGGATTGCTCGGGGCTCAGCCTGCAAGAGCTGGAAAGCCTCGACTGGGAGCGGATCGATCTGTCCGAATGGTTGGCGATTCTTGCCGAGTCCGGGCAGTACCCAACGGCGGCGAATTTGGATATTGAAACGCTGACCGGCACCGGCTCGGAGTTGAACGCCGGCGCGCGGGCCGATGCGGCCGAGCGCAGTGTGTCACGTGCGCAAGGTCTCGATGGCGGTGACATCGTTCATGATGCCGCCGGAACCTTGCGCGAGCAGATCCAAGCGGACCTGCCCTGAGTGCTGTGGGAAAGCTCCGGAGGTCAGTCGTCGCCGGTGATGTGCGTGGCGTCGTCGCTGGCGGACGCTGATGCAGCGTCAGCGCTGGTGCTGTCGGCATCGCCGTCACCGTTACCGTCCCTGGCAGCCGCCTCCTTGGCGTCATCATCGACGTCCACCAAGGACCCTGAGACCAAATTTGCGCCGTTCGCATCGCCATCGGCTTCTTCAAGCGCATCCGCCTGTCCGCGCCGCACCGCCGAGTCCCGCGCCCGGCGTTCCAGATCGATCAGCTCGCGCCCCAGTCCATAGACCAGCCGGCGCAGGTCATGGGTTGCATCCTTGCGCTGCTTGTTCGAGATCAGCCCCGCGAACCACAGCCCATCGAGCAGCATGAGCGTCTGATCCAGACGCACAATCAACCGCAGATATTGCGCCAGCGCCGGGGAGGACAGCTGCAGGGTCACTTCGCGCGGGTTGGTGTAGCGGGGGACGGGCACGCCGCCTTCGCCACCGGCAAGCTGCTTCAGCCGCGCCTGCTCGTCGGTCAGCCGCTGCGAGACCGCCCCGATGCGCTCGGAGACCAGGGCCTCAATCTGGTCCATGTCGTCATCGTCGCCAATAATGCGCAGCACCACCGAGATGGCATAGAGCGCCCGCACCACCAGAACAAAGGAGCGTCCGCGCTGCAAAACATACTGCGCGTTCTGGCTGTGAATGGTGACGGTTTGATCGAGAACCGGTTTGGAGAACGCGTGTTTGTTTGACTGAGAGATCTGGGCCATCTAGAAACCTCCGGGCTGGTGCCAAAAGCACAGGCTAGCCAGGATTCTGGACGGTGACAGCACTGAAAGATCGTCTTTTCCCGCGTGATTTCGTTGCGTCAAGTCAATGGATACGAAAGCCCACTGCGGAACATGAAAAACACGGAATTGATCCACGATTCAATCCTCACTACAATACCGTGTATTTGTTGCCAAAAAGGGGTAAGTACCATGAATCGAGTTGTTCCTTGTCATAACCCGGCGCCGGTGCTGATGGCCAACGCACCTGCCCGCTTGATTCGGCGTGCACGCCAGGCCATGGGGTTGACCCAACGGGAATTGGGTGAGCGGGTTGGTTTGCCGCAATCGACCATGTCGCGGATCGAGAACGGCGATTCCGTCCTGGAGCCGGCGGTGCTGGCCCAACTGGCGGCGGTCCTGGAGATCGGCAGTCAGGGGTTACGCACCCTCTTGGATGGCGTCAGCCAGGACAGTTGGCGGCAGTGGGTGTGGTTGTC
Above is a genomic segment from Thiorhodovibrio litoralis containing:
- a CDS encoding S26 family signal peptidase, producing MIGSVLESKSHPKPKPSREPWDRFAMKALLVLTAVLILIGYGCARYRVGIDDQVSQCLPPYRWYLIDTFDRQSIKRDQLRAFAATEVMAPYFRREQTIIKRVAGIPGDQVSVTAEGTSINGVMQPQSDPALAKALGLSVADFLIDQLAIPEGFLWVMGATRDSFDSRYWRLLPENQVIGRAYALF
- a CDS encoding TrbC family F-type conjugative pilus assembly protein, encoding MTVLAASIGQASIQQASSPGIDAELQAIHSRASEILSQVDGKRLPAWLQGANEQSAAYAIEAEAIAKGAGQFVGEGSCGSLPEMPGSITGTLTFTLFASRSLGDAQLRDLFLFASGQPETQILFRGIGEDESLLDFMASLKPLLQDIDPPPTVLLDPTPFREHDIESVPTLVATGPDGQELARVSGLASTTWLGSALDEGKTGDLGVRGPIREIAERDILELIHQRLARLDFKALGERAVARAFDRLPFEPLPTAGEDRERWIDPTVTAGADVHLPDGTLLVRAGESVNPLDMVPFTQRLVIFDASDSRQVAFAHSLASEASDKPTTFLLTGAHRKGGWKELTRVMEQLERRVYLLTPEMRERFSLDRVPAIVEAVGRRFRVREVAMVGQVEPDIARSEME
- a CDS encoding TraU family protein, translated to MNRSSLYLLAGLALLISVSAPTQAEDATCPDAELLSEKLITDVCWSCLFPVRIAGVPIGGGDIPAGATDQVVCICPDPLGVPKPGFTIGMWEPARIIEMVRNPTCAPSLGGIRLPFGDVRLLGSGGNSEEDSSDTAFYNVHVYAFPLLVMLDLLYDDRCNPDGFSELDILHFSELDPTWNNSELAFFTHPEAAWLTSPPALAACLADGVSATAGTPLDELFWCAGTWGLLYPFAGAQPTLGSRPRATSLSATRTMAALHRRGFARRTMGDGALCKAPIAPFLPKSQYKFSMFYPLPEANGSHVIGESPFRWGIHRTYPGPGEDHLYILWRWQDCCATF
- the traN gene encoding conjugal transfer mating pair stabilization protein TraN, with protein sequence MKSHSSQQAHPRSPAYRLLASVVSLAVAWTPWALVWGDELADLGREGQAFGSAQSAGFVVPELHGGALALPGHDALAIEGLFPGASAGSAADFSAFYGNAAGLGAQGQAVQADLLQTDSAHGSAFDSLHGSFGVSDIDLRQDALWSQSDTLLSDMAGMTETFTDCAVESRFATSTRTVHLPEIETCQQVQQGGSCSIRHAYTLPPAETSVSVSGETALNSCGNGCLEVVFDVAGTDPAASCATCGFPSPRTFDFAITDPGRVERIGVSLTAGDADFGAICGADCTLTAREQSWEVTFPGYHDADSSRTLGDAITRQALSDRNLTTALRSGGHFRVTNAARVQTDASQWFVAEGPVQIRVRINLTPRPLTDQGWDAVPSCIHLAETIRPDGFCTGTAACSGAPPLDANGCYSAMGVRLCSSDFGSNPVPWLNPFCREIAIEAECAGFNSGPMSCWTDPQGETHCPFNPGDIADDCGTLADDPNCQFLESVCVEGARDSHGLCYVTESRYDCGTDTEIPAIARQTEMACAGPVRCLGDDCLDLTYEQSDDFAEAAAALQAAEFVLLDSNCTAPGQCEVFAGEAAECKQAVGGVVDCCETPQGISLVDYIQLMFMVTKVDAAIMASESGTTLRGSWEVLRDPLVDSWDAVTDAFTSAANNLMGNTAASASEGAARLSLDAAKQAVMRQTVQWVANIFGDAAANALFVTSSGGPAVVGGTVQAGQLQLGGLVGTALSWIMTAYLIYTIVMILIRIIWKCEQDEFELGAKRELRSCHYVGSYCKTDFLGLCIEKRKSYCCFNSPLARIINQQARAQTGHGWGSAKSPDCSGLSLQELESLDWERIDLSEWLAILAESGQYPTAANLDIETLTGTGSELNAGARADAAERSVSRAQGLDGGDIVHDAAGTLREQIQADLP
- a CDS encoding helix-turn-helix domain-containing protein, with translation MNRVVPCHNPAPVLMANAPARLIRRARQAMGLTQRELGERVGLPQSTMSRIENGDSVLEPAVLAQLAAVLEIGSQGLRTLLDGVSQDSWRQWVWLSRRPPKEKLLLLALIDGVSGEATMQQLEDLTGFTIGTLRAAIEGLAREGLIQLTTDARRQGTSVVLMTQQPERLAA